In one Alphaproteobacteria bacterium genomic region, the following are encoded:
- a CDS encoding D-2-hydroxyacid dehydrogenase, with protein MSSDHRVLVITSVPDQIAPPLRQRFPDMAIHVEDDPDKVPGVLERFQPTVIFAIAGEPYPKNRFPELLTFPSVRWLSNGGAGVDHIGKWDPAAKTVTNAAGVNAPFLAQFTIAAHMSANIGMPRYAKQQRAKHWERHEWPPLTDRKFCVVGLGSIGRLVAQHAKYFGMHTVGTRGTARPTDHVDTVYGSTDLLTALDGADFVSVHCASTPETAGIINDAAFDAMADGVIFLNASRGAVVDEDALLRALNRGKIGTAILDVFRTEPLPQDSPLWDHENVIVTPHMADSISGWEVNLTRAFGDNLERWIAGAPLESLVDPARGY; from the coding sequence ATGTCATCGGACCACAGAGTGCTCGTGATCACGAGCGTGCCGGATCAGATTGCCCCGCCCCTGCGGCAGCGTTTTCCCGATATGGCCATCCATGTCGAAGACGACCCGGACAAGGTTCCCGGCGTTCTCGAGCGCTTCCAGCCGACCGTCATCTTTGCCATTGCCGGGGAGCCGTATCCGAAGAACCGGTTTCCGGAACTTCTCACCTTTCCGTCAGTTCGATGGTTGTCGAATGGCGGCGCGGGCGTCGACCATATCGGGAAATGGGACCCCGCCGCAAAGACGGTAACGAATGCCGCCGGAGTCAATGCGCCCTTCCTCGCCCAGTTCACCATCGCCGCGCATATGTCCGCCAATATCGGCATGCCGCGCTATGCCAAACAACAGAGAGCGAAACACTGGGAACGCCATGAATGGCCACCGCTGACCGACCGCAAGTTCTGTGTCGTCGGCCTGGGCAGCATCGGTCGTCTGGTGGCACAGCACGCGAAGTATTTCGGGATGCATACAGTCGGCACACGCGGCACTGCCCGGCCGACCGACCATGTCGACACCGTCTATGGCTCGACAGACCTCCTGACGGCTCTGGACGGCGCGGATTTCGTCTCGGTCCATTGTGCGTCGACGCCGGAGACTGCCGGGATCATCAATGACGCCGCTTTCGACGCCATGGCGGACGGCGTCATATTCCTCAACGCCTCACGCGGCGCCGTCGTCGATGAAGATGCCCTGTTGCGCGCCCTGAACCGCGGCAAGATCGGTACGGCCATTCTGGACGTTTTCCGAACCGAACCTCTGCCGCAGGACAGCCCGCTCTGGGACCATGAGAACGTTATCGTCACCCCCCATATGGCCGACAGCATCAGCGGCTGGGAGGTCAATCTCACCCGCGCCTTCGGCGACAATCTGGAACGCTGGATCGCGGGCGCGCCATTGGAAAGCCTGGTAGACCCCGCCCGGGGCTACTGA
- a CDS encoding TetR/AcrR family transcriptional regulator: MTRSEEKRAQIIDAASHLFMKFGYRSVSMDAIAADANVSKRTVYGHFSDKASLFIAVMNRHCAIIGGQRVLDDRDDGCVELNEDIAAGMDDRSPRPVLTAFCIRFLRILMSKDGVRLFRVVLSEAERFPELAQSFHEDGPKPLIRRLRTYLQEQHDKGILDIRDTERAAWRLIAMIKEPWHMRLSLGVGDVPSDEEIERHVDDTIAFFLKAYAPD, translated from the coding sequence ATGACGAGGTCCGAGGAAAAGCGGGCACAGATCATCGATGCCGCCTCGCATCTGTTCATGAAGTTCGGCTATCGCAGCGTCAGCATGGATGCCATCGCCGCCGACGCGAATGTGTCGAAGCGAACCGTCTACGGTCACTTTTCGGACAAGGCCTCGCTGTTCATCGCGGTGATGAACCGGCATTGCGCGATTATCGGCGGACAACGCGTACTGGACGATCGCGATGACGGCTGCGTCGAGTTGAACGAGGATATCGCGGCCGGCATGGACGATCGGTCACCCAGGCCGGTTCTGACGGCATTCTGCATCCGGTTTCTGCGGATTCTGATGTCGAAGGACGGTGTCCGGTTGTTCCGGGTCGTCCTGTCCGAAGCCGAACGTTTCCCCGAACTGGCCCAGAGTTTCCACGAGGACGGACCTAAGCCGCTGATCCGCCGCCTTCGTACCTATCTGCAGGAGCAGCACGACAAAGGCATCCTCGACATTCGGGACACGGAACGCGCCGCCTGGCGCCTGATCGCCATGATCAAGGAGCCCTGGCACATGCGATTGAGCCTTGGAGTCGGCGATGTCCCGTCGGACGAGGAAATCGAACGTCATGTAGACGACACGATCGCCTTTTTCCTCAAGGCATACGCGCCGGACTAA